A window of Mucilaginibacter paludis DSM 18603 contains these coding sequences:
- the leuC gene encoding 3-isopropylmalate dehydratase large subunit, translating to MSKTLFDKVWDTHVVRKIEGGPDVLFIDRHLIHEVTSPVAFLGLKSRGIKVLYPERTFATADHNTPTINQHLPVADPLSANQLKALESNSNEYGISHWGLGHQKNGIVHVVGPEYGITQPGATIVCGDSHTSTHGAFGAIAFGIGTSEVEMVLSTQCIMQPKPKKMRINVNGKLGVGVTPKDVALFIISQLTTSGATGYFVEYAGDVFENMSMEGRMTVCNLSIEMGARGGMIAPDETTINYVKGREFSPKGEAWDRALAYYKTLKTDADAVFDKELTFDGSAIEPMITYGTNPGMGMGISHEIPDAAHAEGGAATYEKSLGYMGFHEGESMIGKKVDFVFVGSCTNGRIEDFRAFTSLIKGKHKADDVTVWLVPGSHIVEAQIKEEGLLDILTEAGFTLRQPGCSACLAMNDDKIPAGKYSVSTSNRNFEGRQGPGSRTMLASPLVAAAAAVTGVVTDPRTLIEELV from the coding sequence ATGAGCAAGACATTATTTGATAAGGTGTGGGACACTCACGTAGTACGTAAAATTGAGGGTGGCCCTGATGTGCTTTTTATTGATCGCCATCTTATTCACGAAGTTACAAGCCCTGTAGCCTTTTTAGGCTTAAAAAGCAGGGGTATCAAAGTTTTATACCCGGAGCGTACTTTTGCTACCGCAGATCATAACACGCCAACTATTAACCAGCACCTGCCTGTTGCCGATCCGCTTTCGGCAAACCAGCTTAAGGCGCTCGAGTCAAACTCAAACGAATACGGCATCAGCCACTGGGGCCTGGGCCACCAAAAAAACGGCATCGTTCACGTTGTGGGCCCTGAGTATGGTATTACCCAGCCAGGTGCAACCATTGTTTGCGGCGATTCGCATACCTCAACACACGGTGCTTTTGGTGCTATCGCTTTTGGTATCGGCACATCCGAGGTTGAAATGGTATTATCAACCCAGTGCATTATGCAGCCTAAGCCTAAAAAAATGCGCATTAACGTGAACGGCAAATTAGGCGTAGGCGTTACACCTAAGGATGTGGCCCTGTTTATCATTTCGCAGTTAACTACATCAGGCGCAACAGGTTATTTTGTTGAGTACGCTGGCGATGTTTTTGAAAACATGAGCATGGAAGGCCGCATGACGGTTTGTAACCTGAGTATCGAGATGGGTGCCCGCGGTGGCATGATAGCGCCGGACGAAACCACCATCAATTATGTAAAAGGCCGCGAGTTTAGCCCTAAAGGCGAAGCCTGGGACAGGGCATTAGCTTATTACAAAACTCTAAAAACTGATGCCGACGCTGTTTTTGATAAAGAACTGACTTTTGATGGTTCGGCCATTGAACCGATGATCACCTACGGTACTAACCCGGGTATGGGTATGGGTATCTCGCACGAGATCCCTGATGCTGCTCATGCAGAGGGCGGCGCTGCAACCTACGAAAAATCATTAGGCTATATGGGTTTCCACGAAGGTGAATCGATGATAGGCAAAAAAGTTGATTTTGTTTTTGTGGGCAGCTGTACCAACGGCCGTATTGAAGATTTCAGGGCATTTACCTCGCTGATAAAAGGTAAACACAAGGCCGATGATGTTACCGTTTGGTTAGTACCTGGCTCGCACATTGTTGAAGCCCAAATTAAAGAAGAAGGATTACTCGATATTTTAACCGAAGCCGGCTTTACTTTACGCCAACCCGGTTGCTCTGCTTGTTTAGCCATGAACGACGATAAAATTCCGGCTGGCAAATATTCGGTGAGCACCTCCAACCGTAACTTTGAGGGAAGGCAAGGCCCTGGCTCACGCACCATGCTGGCAAGCCCTTTAGTTGCCGCCGCTGCCGCCGTTACTGGCGTAGTTACCGACCCGAGAACTTTAATTGAAGAATTGGTTTAA
- a CDS encoding 2-isopropylmalate synthase: MLHDPNHVYIFDTTLRDGEQVPGCQLTTPEKVEIAKELESLGVDIIEAGFPVSSPGDFLSVVEISKAVKYPTICALTRANKGDIDVAVEALKYAKTPRIHTGIGSSDMHIKYKFNSTREEILERAVEAVKYAKKSVEDIEFYAEDAGRADVEYLALMVESVIAAGATVVNIPDTNGYCLPDQYGSKIKYLKENVKNIDKAIISVHCHNDLGLATANSIAGLQNGARQVECTINGIGERAGNTSMEEVVMILKTHYGMGLNSTINTKHFYELSNMVSTMMRMPVQPNKAIVGANAFAHSSGIHQDGFLKHRENYEIISPDDVGFPNASIVLTARSGRHALKFHLARLGHHLDKGELDLTYKTFLTLADSKLNITDEDLLMLVGAGKLV, from the coding sequence ATGTTACACGATCCGAACCATGTCTATATTTTCGACACTACGCTGCGTGATGGCGAGCAAGTGCCCGGTTGCCAGTTGACAACCCCTGAAAAAGTTGAGATTGCTAAGGAACTGGAATCTCTCGGCGTTGACATTATTGAAGCAGGTTTCCCGGTATCAAGCCCTGGTGATTTTTTAAGCGTGGTTGAAATTTCAAAGGCGGTTAAATATCCAACCATCTGTGCCCTCACACGCGCCAACAAAGGCGATATCGATGTAGCTGTCGAGGCTTTAAAATACGCTAAAACGCCGCGTATCCATACGGGTATCGGCTCCTCGGACATGCATATCAAATACAAATTTAACAGCACCCGCGAAGAGATTTTAGAGCGTGCGGTTGAAGCTGTGAAATACGCCAAAAAATCCGTCGAAGACATCGAATTTTATGCCGAAGATGCAGGCCGGGCCGATGTGGAGTATTTGGCTTTAATGGTCGAGTCGGTCATCGCGGCAGGTGCAACCGTAGTAAACATCCCGGATACTAACGGTTATTGCCTGCCCGACCAGTACGGTTCAAAAATAAAGTACCTCAAAGAAAACGTTAAAAATATCGACAAAGCCATCATCTCCGTGCATTGTCATAACGATCTGGGTTTGGCTACAGCCAACTCCATAGCCGGTTTACAAAACGGCGCCCGCCAGGTAGAATGTACCATTAACGGCATTGGCGAACGAGCCGGCAATACCTCCATGGAAGAAGTAGTGATGATATTAAAAACACACTACGGCATGGGCTTAAACAGCACCATTAACACCAAACATTTTTACGAATTAAGCAACATGGTAAGCACCATGATGCGCATGCCTGTGCAGCCCAACAAAGCTATTGTAGGTGCAAACGCATTTGCCCATAGCTCGGGCATACACCAGGACGGCTTTTTGAAACACCGCGAAAACTACGAGATCATCTCGCCCGACGATGTAGGCTTTCCTAACGCCAGCATCGTATTAACAGCGCGCAGCGGCAGGCATGCCTTAAAATTCCACCTGGCCCGCTTAGGCCATCACCTGGATAAAGGCGAACTCGACCTTACCTACAAAACTTTTTTAACCCTTGCCGATAGCAAGCTTAATATTACCGACGAAGACCTGCTAATGTTGGTAGGTGCCGGAAAATTAGTATAA
- the leuD gene encoding 3-isopropylmalate dehydratase small subunit has protein sequence MAYDKFNILTSTAVPLPIENVDTDQLIPARFLKATERVGFGDNLFRDWRYNADNTPKADFVLNNPLYGGKILVGGKNFGSGSSREHAAWAVYDYGFRCVVSSFFADIFRNNCLNVGVLPVQVSTEFADKIFAAIHANPKTELEVNLPEQTITLLATGEKETFDISPYKKDNMINGFDDIDYLQSIKAEIQEFAAHLPL, from the coding sequence ATGGCTTACGATAAATTTAATATATTAACCAGCACAGCGGTACCATTGCCCATCGAGAACGTGGATACGGATCAGTTGATACCTGCCCGCTTTTTAAAAGCAACAGAACGTGTTGGTTTTGGTGATAACCTTTTCCGCGATTGGAGATATAATGCGGACAATACCCCTAAAGCAGATTTTGTACTGAACAACCCGCTTTATGGCGGTAAAATATTGGTTGGTGGTAAAAACTTTGGCTCCGGCTCATCGCGCGAGCACGCTGCCTGGGCAGTTTATGATTACGGTTTCCGTTGCGTAGTATCCAGCTTTTTTGCCGATATTTTCAGAAACAACTGCTTAAACGTTGGTGTATTGCCGGTACAGGTAAGCACGGAATTTGCCGACAAGATATTTGCTGCTATCCACGCCAACCCCAAAACCGAATTGGAAGTAAACCTTCCGGAACAAACCATTACCCTTTTAGCCACCGGCGAAAAAGAAACCTTTGATATTAGCCCTTATAAAAAAGATAACATGATTAACGGTTTTGACGATATTGATTATCTGCAAAGCATCAAAGCCGAAATTCAGGAGTTTGCCGCTCACCTTCCTCTCTAA
- a CDS encoding class I SAM-dependent methyltransferase produces MKWNAELYDQKHAFVSQFGENVLELLDAKAGERILDLGCGTGYLANQIQSSGADVVGADLSPDMIAKAKASYPDVEFMVANASDFHFDKKFDAVFSNAALHWVKDHDGMMLSVYNSLKPGGRFVAEMGGKGNVGLLIAATKQVLEKYGYHKQTEIQLWRFPALGEYTHQLENHGFKVSFAIHFDRKTLLQDGDEGVAKWITMFGSPYFEGVDANDKQLMLKEITEILRPTFYQDRQWYADYKRLRFIAVKEI; encoded by the coding sequence ATGAAATGGAACGCTGAATTATACGATCAAAAACACGCATTTGTATCCCAATTTGGAGAAAACGTGCTTGAGTTACTGGATGCAAAAGCCGGTGAGCGTATCCTTGACCTGGGTTGCGGTACAGGTTACCTGGCCAATCAAATTCAAAGTTCAGGTGCCGATGTGGTAGGTGCAGATCTGTCTCCGGATATGATCGCGAAAGCAAAAGCAAGCTATCCGGATGTTGAGTTTATGGTTGCTAACGCATCTGATTTTCATTTCGATAAAAAATTTGATGCTGTTTTTAGTAACGCGGCATTGCATTGGGTGAAAGATCATGATGGCATGATGCTGTCTGTTTACAACAGCCTTAAACCCGGCGGCCGTTTTGTTGCCGAAATGGGTGGCAAAGGCAATGTTGGTTTACTGATAGCGGCCACTAAACAGGTTTTAGAAAAATACGGTTACCATAAACAAACCGAGATACAATTATGGCGTTTCCCGGCCCTGGGCGAATATACCCACCAACTGGAAAACCACGGCTTTAAAGTAAGCTTCGCTATTCACTTTGACAGGAAGACCTTGTTGCAAGATGGCGACGAAGGTGTGGCGAAATGGATAACCATGTTTGGCTCCCCCTATTTTGAAGGGGTAGATGCCAACGATAAGCAGCTAATGCTAAAAGAAATTACAGAGATACTCAGGCCGACCTTTTACCAGGACAGGCAATGGTATGCTGATTACAAACGATTAAGGTTTATAGCGGTAAAAGAGATTTGA
- the ilvN gene encoding acetolactate synthase small subunit — MSEQSTEKQEYNITVYTENQIGLLNRIAIIFTRRKINIDSLNTSPSEIESIHRFNIVITESEDVVRKLCRQIEKQVEVLKVYYHTNQDVIWQELALYKVSTDIIAEKVSVERLLRENGARAVVIRKDYTVFETTGHREETDQLIKILQPYGLIEFVRSARVAIIKDSEGFNSKLREFERLEPGEDVYENEYLNKGEKVFTM; from the coding sequence ATGAGCGAGCAATCAACAGAAAAGCAGGAATATAACATCACCGTTTATACCGAAAACCAAATCGGACTGCTTAACCGTATAGCTATTATTTTTACGCGTCGTAAAATAAATATCGATAGTTTAAATACCTCTCCATCAGAAATTGAGAGTATCCATCGTTTTAACATCGTGATCACCGAATCAGAGGATGTGGTACGTAAACTGTGCCGCCAGATTGAAAAACAGGTGGAGGTATTAAAGGTATATTACCATACTAACCAGGACGTGATCTGGCAGGAACTGGCCTTATATAAAGTATCAACAGACATTATAGCCGAGAAGGTAAGTGTTGAGCGTTTGCTACGCGAGAACGGTGCCCGCGCGGTAGTGATTCGTAAGGATTATACCGTGTTTGAAACCACAGGCCATCGCGAAGAAACAGATCAGCTGATTAAAATTTTACAACCTTACGGCCTCATAGAGTTTGTACGCAGCGCCCGCGTGGCTATTATTAAAGATAGCGAAGGCTTTAACAGCAAGCTGCGCGAGTTTGAGCGTTTGGAACCAGGCGAAGATGTTTACGAAAACGAATACCTGAATAAAGGCGAGAAAGTATTCACGATGTAA
- the ilvC gene encoding ketol-acid reductoisomerase codes for MAILNFGGTDENVVTREEFPLAKAQEVLKNETVAVIGYGVQGPGQALNQKDNGINVIVGQRKDSKSWDKAVRDGFVPGETLFEIEEALEKGTIICYLLSDAAQIALWPTVKKHLTPGKALYFSHGFGITFKEQTGIIPPADVDVFLVAPKGSGTSLRRMFLQGRGLNSSYAIFQDATGKAADRVIALGIAVGSGYLFETNFKKEVYSDLTGERGTLMGCIQGIFAAQYDVLRSKGHTPSEAFNETVEELTQSLMPLVAENGMDWMYANCSTTAQRGALDWWKKFRDATKPVFEELYESVASGKESQRSIDLNSQPDYRVKLDAELAELRDSELWQAGKTVRSLRPENQPVEA; via the coding sequence ATGGCAATACTAAATTTCGGCGGAACTGATGAGAATGTAGTAACCCGCGAAGAGTTCCCGTTAGCTAAAGCACAGGAAGTATTAAAAAACGAAACTGTAGCGGTTATCGGTTACGGTGTACAAGGCCCCGGTCAGGCACTTAACCAAAAAGATAATGGCATCAACGTAATTGTTGGCCAGCGTAAAGATTCAAAATCATGGGACAAGGCAGTTCGTGATGGTTTTGTACCCGGCGAAACCCTTTTTGAAATTGAAGAAGCCCTTGAAAAAGGAACTATCATTTGTTACCTATTGAGCGATGCCGCTCAGATAGCACTTTGGCCAACTGTTAAAAAACACTTAACTCCTGGTAAAGCATTATATTTTTCTCATGGTTTCGGTATTACCTTTAAAGAACAAACCGGCATCATCCCTCCTGCTGATGTTGATGTATTTTTGGTTGCTCCTAAAGGATCGGGCACTTCACTGCGTCGCATGTTTTTGCAAGGCCGTGGCTTAAACTCAAGCTATGCCATCTTCCAGGATGCAACCGGTAAGGCTGCAGATCGTGTTATCGCCTTAGGTATCGCTGTTGGCAGCGGTTATTTATTTGAAACTAACTTTAAAAAAGAAGTATACAGCGATTTAACCGGCGAACGTGGTACTTTAATGGGCTGTATCCAGGGTATTTTTGCCGCTCAGTACGATGTATTGCGCAGCAAGGGCCATACCCCATCAGAAGCCTTTAACGAAACTGTTGAAGAGTTAACCCAATCGTTAATGCCATTAGTTGCAGAAAACGGTATGGACTGGATGTATGCCAATTGCTCAACTACTGCTCAACGCGGCGCTTTAGACTGGTGGAAAAAATTCCGCGATGCTACTAAACCCGTATTTGAAGAATTATACGAAAGTGTTGCATCAGGCAAAGAATCACAACGTTCTATCGACCTGAACAGCCAACCAGACTACCGCGTAAAATTAGATGCTGAATTAGCAGAATTACGCGACAGCGAATTATGGCAAGCAGGCAAAACTGTCCGCAGTTTACGCCCTGAAAATCAGCCGGTAGAAGCTTAA
- the ilvB gene encoding biosynthetic-type acetolactate synthase large subunit, which yields MEVAQQEIAVEPKKKETVNVSGSVALLEALIAEGTETIFGYPGGAIMPIYDALYDYNDKLNHVLVRHEQGGIHAGQGYARTSGRVGVVFATSGPGATNLITGLADAQIDSTPLVCITGQVFAHLLGTDAFQETDVINITTPVTKWNYQVTDANEIPEVIAKAFYIAKSGRPGPVLIDITKNAQIQKFDFEGYTPCNHIRSYRPKPIVRHTYIEQAAELINNAKKPFILWGQGVILGSAEQEFKTFVEKSGIPAAWTILGAGAIPTDHPLNVGMLGMHGNYGPNVLTNECDVLIAIGMRFDDRVTGRLDKYAKQAQVIHLDIDPAEIDKNVKSTVPVWGDCKETIPMLTKLVEQKQHTEWVNLFYDYASKEVEAVIHQELNPGTGEMTMGEVINQLNEITKGEAVIVTDVGQHQMVACRYAKLNKTRSNVTSGGLGTMGFALPAAIGAKFGAQDRTVVAIIGDGGFQMTLQELGTIMQSGVDVKIVILNNRFLGMVRQWQELFNERRYSFVDIQSPDFVAVAAAYRIAGKCINERDELVPALTEMLNHKGSFLLEVMVTKENNVFPMVPQGCSVSEIRLK from the coding sequence ATGGAAGTTGCACAACAGGAAATAGCAGTTGAACCAAAGAAAAAAGAAACGGTAAACGTTTCTGGTTCAGTAGCCTTATTGGAAGCGCTGATAGCCGAGGGTACCGAAACCATTTTTGGTTATCCGGGTGGCGCCATCATGCCTATATATGATGCCTTATACGATTATAATGACAAATTGAACCACGTACTGGTGCGCCATGAGCAAGGCGGCATTCACGCAGGCCAGGGTTATGCACGCACATCGGGCCGTGTTGGCGTAGTGTTTGCTACCAGCGGACCCGGCGCCACCAACCTGATCACCGGTTTAGCCGACGCTCAGATTGACAGTACCCCTTTGGTATGTATCACCGGGCAGGTATTTGCTCACCTTTTAGGTACCGATGCATTCCAGGAAACCGACGTGATTAACATCACCACTCCTGTTACCAAATGGAATTACCAGGTAACAGATGCTAACGAAATTCCGGAAGTTATAGCCAAGGCATTTTACATCGCCAAAAGCGGCAGACCAGGGCCGGTATTGATCGACATCACTAAAAACGCCCAGATCCAGAAATTTGATTTTGAAGGTTATACCCCCTGCAACCACATCCGTAGCTACAGGCCTAAACCTATTGTTCGTCATACTTATATCGAGCAGGCTGCTGAACTAATCAACAATGCCAAAAAACCATTTATTTTATGGGGACAAGGTGTTATTTTGGGAAGTGCCGAGCAGGAGTTTAAAACTTTTGTTGAAAAAAGCGGCATCCCCGCTGCCTGGACAATTTTAGGCGCAGGAGCCATCCCCACAGATCATCCTTTAAACGTTGGTATGCTGGGTATGCATGGCAATTACGGCCCCAACGTTTTAACCAACGAGTGCGATGTATTGATCGCTATCGGGATGCGTTTTGATGATCGTGTAACGGGCCGTTTAGATAAATATGCCAAACAAGCCCAGGTAATTCACCTGGATATTGATCCGGCAGAGATAGACAAGAATGTAAAATCAACTGTTCCGGTTTGGGGCGATTGTAAAGAGACTATTCCAATGCTCACTAAATTAGTGGAGCAAAAACAACATACCGAATGGGTTAACCTGTTTTACGATTACGCAAGTAAAGAGGTTGAAGCGGTTATACACCAGGAGTTAAACCCCGGCACCGGCGAAATGACCATGGGGGAGGTAATCAACCAGCTTAACGAAATAACTAAAGGCGAAGCTGTTATTGTAACCGATGTTGGCCAGCACCAAATGGTGGCCTGCCGTTATGCCAAACTCAACAAAACCCGCAGCAATGTTACAAGCGGTGGCCTGGGCACTATGGGCTTTGCCCTACCGGCAGCTATAGGCGCTAAATTTGGCGCTCAGGACCGTACCGTAGTGGCCATTATTGGCGATGGAGGTTTCCAGATGACCTTGCAGGAATTGGGTACCATTATGCAAAGCGGCGTAGATGTAAAGATCGTGATTCTGAATAACCGTTTCCTGGGTATGGTTCGCCAGTGGCAGGAATTGTTTAACGAAAGGCGCTACTCTTTTGTGGATATTCAAAGCCCCGATTTTGTAGCCGTAGCCGCAGCTTACCGCATTGCTGGCAAATGCATCAATGAGCGCGATGAATTAGTACCCGCGCTTACCGAAATGCTCAACCACAAAGGCTCGTTCCTTTTAGAGGTAATGGTCACTAAAGAAAACAATGTATTCCCGATGGTTCCGCAAGGTTGCAGCGTGAGCGAAATCCGTTTAAAGTAA